Sequence from the Penaeus chinensis breed Huanghai No. 1 chromosome 5, ASM1920278v2, whole genome shotgun sequence genome:
acacatacatagcaagacgcacacacacatatacacatatttatacatgtgtgtatatatacacacatatatgtatgtatatgtataaatacatatatatgtctatgtaaatatatacatatatatgtctttgtaaatatatacatatatatgtctatgtaaatatatacatatatatgtctatgtaaatatatgcatataagtatgtattcacaaacacacacacacacacacacacacacacatacacacacacacacacacacatacatatatacgcgcacttatatatatatatatatatatatatatgtatatatatatacatacatacatatatatacctatatatacatatatatacacacacacatatatatatatctatctatctatctatatatatatctatatatatttctaaacgtGCGCGTTTATCATCTCTTTGTgttgatatatgcatgcatatgtttagATACCCAGAAACTCAAATAGATTCACAAAACAAATATACTTCACAAACAACAACCAGAGaacatcaaaacaaaagaaaaaaaatttgttGCGTAATTCTACAGATCATCCTTATGAAACAACGCGACGGGTAAAGGGAGGAGACAGCGGCCGGGCCTTGCGCAACAGGACCGGATAGAGAAGGAAAATACCGAATTTCGGTCTGAGGCAAACGGGTAGAAACATCTCCCTCCCCAAATACTATGACGCGTGTGCATGCCGGATAAACGAACAGTGCTACATGAGGGTTATACGTTAGAATGTGACGTCATGTGAGAATCAACAGGTAGTAACGTGCTGGAGTTAACCCTATGACGCCGAGAGAAACAGAGCGGTGTTTTTCCCAGCGTTTTGTAAATCTGTTTGCATATTTGAAGGGGATAAATAAGTTTGTTCTTTTGTTAGACCTTAACAGGGTTATATAATTTGCAAGGTTTGATGTATGAATTAAGTGACCTAAATAAATCGCCatgagactaaaaaaaaaatactatggcGTGAATGAAGGGATACCAATTCATATTTTCCACGCTGTACACCACAATAACAAGTTTCCTCCTACTATCTTCAAAGGAACCAATATCCATCCCCAATCCCGCACGTTTTTTAAACAGACCACTCAAACGAaccccttataaaaaaaaatctacgagaGAAAACACACCCATTCcggcagaataaaaaaataaaaaaggaaaatggcaaCGATTTACAACTCCACGTGAGCGCGTTTCTCTGATGCTTCTCAACGCGCAAAATAGCAAACCGTGATGCAACACTCCAGAACCCAACGTTTAAAGTTGAAATGTGAATTAATGAGTGATGTAATGGCTAAATGGGGTTAGTTTTGCCTTTATATTCGTAGTTTAATAAATTCTGAAGAGTTTTATGGATATTTGCATGGAGATCTGGGGTAGTAGTATCATGCGATCGTTGAGATGAATCACGTTGTACAAGAGCCTGTGGGAAGATAGTGTTCAAAACAAATATTAGTCACGTGCATTAGGTACCTCATTGAGAGAAGAGAACCGTGTTTCGAAATTAAGGTTACTATGGACAGAGAGTCTTGGCCTCGTGCAAATCTTTTAGAAAAGCCAGTTCAGCCCAGAAAGTAATTAGACgcgtaaaataaagaaataaaatcccCCGTGGTCACATGTATGGCAATCACGTGACCGGGATCAGCTGGGAATTGGCGGGAGTGTCTGGGTAGGAGCTTGTGACGTCACGAGAGCAAGCGGCGCGCTGATTGGCCGTAGTATTACTCGCGAAACCTGATTGGCCGAGGCGCGGCTCCCACAATGCTTTGCGCCTCGCCGCTTCCCTTTTGAGTCGAGACGATGAAGTGGCCGCGAGCGAACGTGTGGGCAGTATTGTGAGAGACTCCGTGAGCGTTCCACCTCTTAGTGCTTCTGTGGCATGGTGACTGTAGTTTAGTGAACATTAAGTGGTATTTGTTAAAGTGATAAACATGGATGTGGCAATGAAGCTGGACTTCGACAGCTGCGACGACGAAGAGGCGAACACGTCGCTGCACACGCTGAGCTCGGGCTGCGACGCGGAGGACGGCGGCGACCTCTCAGGCGACGACCTCAGCGCGGCCAAGGCGCCCAGCCCTCGCGCCGCGCGCCTCTTCAGCCCCAGGAAGTGCAGGCCGGCGAACACACACACCAAGCCCGAGGACGAGAGTCCCCAGCAGGTGCTGGACTCGCCCCCCTACAAGAAGATCCGCGCGTTGCGCCTCTTCGACTCGCCCGCGACGCCCAAGACCCTCCTGCAGAAGAGCGCGGCCGAGTCCTCCGTCAGTAAAGCCAACCCCCGGCTGCGGCTCTTCCCTGCGGGCAGGCCCAGGCAAAGACCCATGGCCTGGACCGTCCCCgccacgccgccgccgccccctccGCCGCCGCAGCAGCAGCAGACACAGAAGGAGACGAAGGCGGCGGTGATGGAGGTGGCCAACATCAACCCCTTCACGCCCACAGGGATGCTCCTCTCCTCCCGCAAGAGGACGAGATCGCGGAGGGAGCTCGACGGCTCGCCGAGGTGAGTTTCGAATTTATTTTTTCTCGGCCTGAAGGGCATGTTGGGAAagctttttaaaaatttaaatattcaCATCCACTCCTCTTTTAAAACCTAACCACCACCATCAGCCATTAATCGGAATGATCAACGTAAATATCAACATGTTTACAATAAGCCAGAACCGAAACACCAGAATAAACtgtagagagaaataaaaacagggCAGAGGTTGTGTATTTTGAAGCAGACGGGGAGACATGCCACGCTCGTGCGCTGCGTTGCCAAATCTCCGCTGTCGCACCCCTCTCGCTTATAAGCTGTAATTACTACCAAAAATGTCACATTTATTTCTAGAGACAAATGAAACTTCAATTCTTATCGCTCAACTACCGATCCTAGCTGGCCGCAATTGATTGTTTACAAGAACTGAAGGggcggagtgggaggaagggcaCAGGGGGGCACGAGCAAACGGCCTGTTGCTACGCGCGCCAGATTTGACCAGTATCGAGGCTCGGGGAGGTTTAAACCGCACCAGTCTAGGGGATTTGGCTCGATTCACGCTTATTCTGTTCCTCCCGGGACGTAATTAAGGGTGGGGGTGATGGCGATGCAGGATTTAGTTTTGTTTTGGATGCGGGTGGTTGTAAGATTTTCAAAATATTGTGGGTTCTGCAGAGGTTGCTGTTGTTTCGTTGGGtgtttaaaagttattttttcttaaacTAGTGGTGATGATTAGGGAATGGAATgtgaatattttaacatttttataCATTAAGGGAATATTTCAAaagcatagtatatatacatatatccatacttcactataaatatatatatatatatatatatatacacaaatacatatacacacacacgtgtgtgtgtgtgtgtgtatatatatatatatatatatatatatatatacataaaaattcatacacatatatatatacataaaagttcatacacatatatatatacataaatattcatacacataaatatatacacacatatatttatatatatatttatatatatatatacatacacacatatatatatacatatatatatatacacacatatatacacatatatacatatatacacatatatatatatatacacacacacatatatatatatatatatatatatatatatatacacacacatatatatttatatatatatatatatatatatatacacacacatatatatatatatatatatacatatatatataattattgttttattctttatgtatttatataatatacaatttgtATGCAATACATGTATTATGATGTATAACATTGCATGTCCGATAGCcataatattaattctcattacaTGGCCACTAACGTTCTTTTTTCGCCCTTGCAGTGACACAAGCTTCCAAACGACAATGGATATGAGTATCGACGACTGTTGTTGCAACGATTCCTGTGACGAGTGCGAAGATGAGACTGGACGACCAACCAAAAGATTAGCCATTCACGAAGCCAACGTTTCCAGATACAACCACGAATTCTTAGAGTTGTCTCTTATCGGCCAGGGAGAATTCGGCAGTGTATACAAATGCAGACATCGGCTAGATGGTTGTGTGTACGCGATCAAGAAGTCCCTAAAACCAGTGGCAGGTTCAGTTAATGGGTAGGTATTCAGTGTTTTTGAGAACATAATATTATAAATTTGGATATGGATGTGAAAGATGATGTAAATAGCGACATTCTGGTTTTGTCTGAATACCTGttaattttgtctttctttttgttacagAAGAATAGCCCTAAACGAAGTATATGCACATGCTGTTCTAGGCAGGCACCCCCATGTTGTCCGGTATTACTCTGCTTGGGCGGAGAATGATCACATGATCATACAAAACGAATATTGTAACGGTGGATCCCTAGCTGATATAATCGAAAGCAACAGAAGAACGGGAAGAAAAATCAGTGAACACACACTAAAGCAGGTCCTCCTCCATGCTGCGAAAGGTTTAAAGTAAGTTTCTACATGGTTACCTGTAATGCTTGGGAAAATTTTGCtgcattaattcatatattttcatgtattctTGTTGCAATGAGTTCAGTACGTAATttcatagttcatatatataaactggaTTTATTGCTTCGTATTCATTGAATTAGTTATATGCTTTATACATACTCCtttgatagttttatatataatgttaatgaattTTTATATTAATGTCTCTGTTTTCTTCCAGATATATCCACTCGTTACAACTGGTCCACATGGACATCAAGCCAGCCAATATATTTGTTTCAAGAGAGCAGAAGGTGAATCTACAGGGTGAGGAGTCTGCAGATGATGGTTTTGAAGAGGAgcaagtagaagaggaggaggaagtcacGTATAAAATTGGTAAGTGTTTGTACGAAGTTGAttttattaaattaattaattgtcAAGGTTGTGTTGTAGATGTGTGCCATTTTTACTTCAGCCActcatttttaccttttccttttttaggtGATCTTGGTCACGTTACGTCGGTTGTAAATCCAGAAGTAGAGGAGGGTGACTGCAGATATCTCCCCCGGGAAATACTACAGGAAGACTTCTCACAGTTACCGAAAGCAGACATCTTCGCCCTAGGTTTAACGTTGTATGAAGCTGCAAGAGGCCAGCCCCTACCTTTGAATGGCGATGAGTGGCATGCCATCCGCAACGGAGAACTGCAGTCTTTGCCAGGATACTCCATGGAACTTCAGTTACTACTGAAACAAATGGTCCAAACTGACCCTGCAACTCGCCCCTCAGCTGCACAGTTGGTACACCACAATTCCTTCTGCCCTCCCACGAACAAATCCAGGGCGGAGCTCAGAAGGGAACTGAATGCtgaaagattaaagaatgaaatTCTGTCGCGTCAGCTGAAGGAAGCAGCAAACTGCCTCCAAAGTTTATCTCCTAGTGTAGCTTCAAATTTAGCGGCAGTGGCCTCAGGTGTTCTAGCAGGCGTTGCCCCTGTAGGTGTTCCTTCTTTACCTGCGCCAAGAGCAGGACCTACCACTAGAAATTCACGATTAATAGGCAAAAAAGTGAACAGAAGTGTGAGTACAAGTAATTTCTAAATTATAGAATATTTTAGGAAATTGTATTGCAAGATTCTAATTTAATTTGTCCTAACTCGTTAGTCTGTGAAATAGTCAGTCcgtattattttattgtagtcATTTTACATGCATGACAAAGATAGATTCTATTCTCATTCTTGGTGTCAAAAGAGTTTATAAACTGGTGAGTTTTTTAGTGAGAAAATTCTGTAGAATAATTGGTTTTCATACATAATTTGTACATAAAAAGTTTGCATGATTCTGCTCTCGAGTGAAAAGGGTAATGGGAGTTAGACTCTGAAGAAGTGGATCTAGTCTCTGTGCATGAGTATCTCATGCCTTAATAgttttggaaaaagaaaaaatgtgccCATCAGTCATTCAGAAACCAGACGCACCAACCCAATAATCGAGCAGTGATATTGGGGTCTTATGGATTGGCTTCCAGAATGTGAGATTACCAATTTTATTAGGATGCCTCTGCTTTTTGTTTATTGGACTGCGAAAATTCAATGTTActgtgagggggggaggacttGTACTCCTACTTTGTTCACTGTATATTATTACATCTATTATGCATTGTAACAATCATACAATCTCGTGCCTTAATATTGTGATAGTAGTTATACCCTACCCAATATTATCTAGTTTAACCTTTTATTACTGTGAAAGAttgctaattttttttattaagcacAAATGTTTTATGGAAATTTGTTTTCATTacatatcagtatgtatgtacaatatgaaATTCTTTTACTGAACATAATTGACAATTTTTGTTTGACTAGTAGGCCATGTATGTCACAAATAGTTTCCCCCATCAGGTTTTTCAGGCTGTCTTCTGATAAGACATTCCGTGTACTGTGATTTCTTGCCTTCTCTGTACtgttttgtataaataaattttatatgaatgtattactTGTTTGTAATAAACCCCTGTCTCGAACTGCACtcgaataatattaattttgttgtttacaACTGTAATTTACAAACACTGTTTCATAAGAATATAAACGAAATTAAACTTCCATCCCTAACAAGAGATTATGATGAACGTAACCAATGTAAATCTGttgatacatgtgtacatatattcatagtgtATTGTACTAATGAGAAATATACACAAACCACGTAGCTACATGCACTTCACAAACTACATGTTTGCTATGTTATTCCAGAGTAATAtgtcaaaaacaaatataaatgcattggGAATCTTGGTACATAACCTTACTTCACCTTAATAACTTATTATCAAATACATATGCTTTATGAATCATTGTTTCTGGACATTGCTTCAAACGCGTATAAATCCATAGGAAAACTACTCAACCATATAAGAACGGGTTACTTCACTAACACTATAAATACATTATTGCAAAAGCCATATTGGCTTTGTCTAGTATTTTTCTGGGTAAATGGTACCGAGTTCGACGCACAAAGATAGAGGGAACTGGACACCGCCATCTTTTAGAGTATAAGAAATAGGCATTAACAACACGTGCAGTTGCTGTGGCCTCATATTTAGCgcgaaatgatgaaaatatccgcTGCATTATCATCGCTCAGAGACAACACCCAGACAGTGAGAATTCTTATGTCGCATTTTCTGTAATTTGGCACGAAGTGGTAATAAAGGACGTTACAGGGGGCTTGCCCCCTGTAACGGAACAGGTTTGGAGTTTTGGGTTAGCATGATACCTGGTTTTGGgagggtgcgtcgctctcggtaacatcatcctcatcatctctatctttatcttcttttagcttcttttagcttcattttctttttgcttcatcttcttttagcattttcttttagcttcatcttcttttagctccatcttcttttagcttcatcttttagcttcatcttcttttagcttcatcttcttttagcttcatcttcttttagcttcatcttcttttagcttcatcttcttttagcttcatcttcttttagcttcatcttcttttagcttcatcttcttttagcttcatcttcttttagcttcatcttcttttagcttcatcttcttttagcttcatcttcttttagcttcatcttcttttagcttcatcttcttttagcttcatcttcttttagcttcatcttcttttagcttcatcttcttttagcttcatcttcttttagcttcatcttcttttagcttcatcttcttttagcttcatcttcttttagcttcatcttcttttagcttcatcttcttttagcttcatcttcttttagcttcatcttcttttagcttcatcttcttttagcttcatcttcttttagcttcatcttcttttagcttcatcttcttttagcttcatcttcttttagcttcatcttcttttagcttcatcttcttttagcttcatcttcttttagcttcatcttcttttagcttcatcttcttttagcttcatcttcttttagcttcatcttcttttagcttcatcttcttttagcttcatcttcttttagcttcatcttcttttagcttcatcttcttttagcttcatcttcttttagcttcatcttcttttagcttcatcttcttttagcttcatcttcttttagcttcatcttcttttagcttcatcttcttttagcttcatcttcttttagcttcatcttcttttagcttcatcttcttttagtttcatcttcttttagcttcatcttcttttagcttcatcttcttttagcttcatcttcttttagcttcatcttcttttagcttcgtcttcttttagcttcatctttAGCTTCAATTTGATCCTCATCGTATCGTTACCGTCGTCAATCggtgatattattactataataatgataatgatatataatcataataatcataaccattattattattctcgttattattattattattattattattattaatattattactattgttactattaataattgtatcgttattattatcattactattagtgttactatttttatcattatcgttattattatagttatcattatcattattattattattattattattattactattatcattatcattatcattatcattatcattatcattattattattatgattattatgattattatgattattatgattatgatgattatgatgattgtgatgatgattgtgatgatgattatgatgatgattatgatgatgattatgatgatgattatgatgatgattatgatgatgattatgatgatgattatgatgatgattattatgatgattattatgatgattattatgatgattattatgatgattattatgatgattattatgatgattattatgatgattattatgatgattatgatgatgattatgatgatgattatgatgatgattattatgattattatgattattatgattattataatgattatcattatgattattatgattattataatgattatcattatgattattatgattattataatgattatcattatgattattatgattattataatgattatcattatgattattatgattattatgattattatgattattatgattattatgattattatgattattatgattattatgattattatgattattataatgattattattaatattattattaatattattaatattattaatattaataataataaaaagaataagaatattatcatcattattgttattgttatcatcattattattatcatttttataattgtcattttcattaccatcatcgttattattatcattataattattatcattatcagcataactGTTAATGTTGATATTCATTTGAgtcgtgttatttttttcatttttgttactgttacatttatagtatcatcattaccaccctattattttgtttcttcttattaaattattattactattatcattgtcattgccataacattttaaatcatttttatcgttatcgttaacaGTAATGGTAAAATCATAAAATTCGTGCgcatacaaatatgaaaaaaaaatcttcaccattaaaaaaaatcacGATAATAAGCCCATCCCCTCAAACAGaaggaaacaaaatataatagcaaaacaaaatgcctaaaaacaataataataataacaataaacacaaaagaaaaaaaatataaccccGCGTGCTTCGCGTTACGATCTTTGcctcgaagaaagagagaaaacagcggACGAGTTCACACGTTTTCCAGTAAAGTCTCAC
This genomic interval carries:
- the LOC125025849 gene encoding wee1-like protein kinase 2, with amino-acid sequence MDVAMKLDFDSCDDEEANTSLHTLSSGCDAEDGGDLSGDDLSAAKAPSPRAARLFSPRKCRPANTHTKPEDESPQQVLDSPPYKKIRALRLFDSPATPKTLLQKSAAESSVSKANPRLRLFPAGRPRQRPMAWTVPATPPPPPPPPQQQQTQKETKAAVMEVANINPFTPTGMLLSSRKRTRSRRELDGSPSDTSFQTTMDMSIDDCCCNDSCDECEDETGRPTKRLAIHEANVSRYNHEFLELSLIGQGEFGSVYKCRHRLDGCVYAIKKSLKPVAGSVNGRIALNEVYAHAVLGRHPHVVRYYSAWAENDHMIIQNEYCNGGSLADIIESNRRTGRKISEHTLKQVLLHAAKGLKYIHSLQLVHMDIKPANIFVSREQKVNLQGEESADDGFEEEQVEEEEEVTYKIGDLGHVTSVVNPEVEEGDCRYLPREILQEDFSQLPKADIFALGLTLYEAARGQPLPLNGDEWHAIRNGELQSLPGYSMELQLLLKQMVQTDPATRPSAAQLVHHNSFCPPTNKSRAELRRELNAERLKNEILSRQLKEAANCLQSLSPSVASNLAAVASGVLAGVAPVGVPSLPAPRAGPTTRNSRLIGKKVNRSVSTSNF